The following are encoded together in the Erwinia sp. E602 genome:
- the ybeY gene encoding rRNA maturation RNase YbeY: MSSVILDLQIACASEQGLPAEADFQRWLEAVLPQFQPESEVTVRLVDEAESRELNHTYRAKDKPTNVLSFPFEAPPGIELPLLGDLIICRQVVEQEAADQEKALEAHWAHMVIHGSLHLLGYDHIEDDEAEEMESLETEIMLALGYADPYISEKE; the protein is encoded by the coding sequence ATGAGTTCTGTTATTCTTGATCTGCAAATTGCCTGCGCCAGCGAGCAGGGCCTGCCGGCGGAAGCCGATTTTCAACGCTGGCTGGAGGCGGTGCTGCCGCAGTTTCAACCTGAGAGCGAAGTCACCGTACGTCTGGTCGATGAAGCAGAGAGCCGCGAGCTCAATCACACCTACCGCGCTAAAGATAAGCCGACCAACGTGCTGTCGTTCCCGTTCGAGGCGCCGCCGGGTATTGAGCTGCCGCTGCTGGGCGACCTGATCATCTGCCGTCAGGTGGTGGAGCAGGAAGCCGCCGATCAGGAAAAAGCGCTGGAGGCCCACTGGGCGCACATGGTGATCCACGGCAGCCTGCACCTGCTGGGTTATGATCATATTGAAGATGACGAAGCCGAAGAGATGGAATCGCTGGAGACCGAGATAATGCTTGCTCTTGGCTATGCCGATCCGTACATTTCGGAGAAAGAATAA